The genome window CGCTCGCCGCCGCTATCGGCGGATGAATTCATCAAACGCGAACTGACCCGGTAATCGCTCAACAGACTGCGGATCATCGGCAGCACGCCGTCTTTTTGCCAGCGCAACTGATATTGGCGGAAGCGCTCCAATTGTCGTTCCCAGGCCGACTCGTCGCAATTCAGCACCTCCAGTTCCGGCAGCGATAAATCCAGCGTCGCGGTGGCCAGCGCCGCGCGCACCTTGCGCTCATCCCGGGGTTCGGCAGCCGCCTTCAGCCAAAACAACAAATCGAGCGCTTCGCGGCTGTTGAATACCGAATCGCCTTCGGACAGGTAAACGCTGCGCAATTGCCGTTGCGCCAGCGCGGCCTGCATGGCTTTGGCTTCCTTGCGCGTTCTGACCAGAATCGCGATAGCGGAGGGTTTCAAGGGCTGAATACCCGTTTTGCCGCTAAACCCAGCCCCGCCACGGGCGGACAGATTCAACAAACGCACCATATCCGTCGCGGCCGCCTGCGCCATGTACTGGCGGTACGCCGTCGAACTGACCGGCTTTTCCTGATCCGCGCCCCAATGCAGGAAAGTCATCGGGGCAACGGCTTTCCCGTTGACGATCAACGCCTGATCGACGCCTTGCGCCGCTACGGGATGAAACGCAACCGGGTTTGCCGCCGCATTTTTAAACAGAAACGCCCCCTTATCCCTGTGTTCCGCGTGCTGGAAAATCCGGTTGACCGCCGCCACCAGACCGGCCGTCGAACGAAAATTGGTGTCCAGCGTGTAATGACGCCCGGCTGTATCGGCGTGAGCCTGCAAATAGGTATGTATATCGGCGCCGCGAAAAGAGTAAATCGCCTGCTTGGGATCGCCGATCAGCAAGCAGCCCAACCCCTGACAACAAGAATCCGGCTGATAAATGCGCTTGAAAATACGGTATTGCAACGGGTCGGTGTCCTGGAACTCGTCGATCAGCGCAACCGGATATTGCTTGCGTATGACCGCAGCCAGCTGTTCGCCGCTATCGCTCTGCAAGGTTCGATCGAGACGCGTCAGCATGTCGTTGAAATCCATGCGTGCGCGGCGCTGTTTTTCGCGGCTGTAACGTTCGCGCACCCAGAGGGCCGCATGCACGATCACCTCGCGCGTGAAGTCAGGTTCTTCGGATTCACACTGCAATAGCGTATCAACCGCAACAAAAGCGGCGTGTTGCGGCAGTTTATCCTTATGTCTGGCGTTCATGCCGAACCGGGTCTGCGCGAAACGGCCAAACCACTCCGCTTTGGGACGCGCTCCGCCGCCCGCCCAGCCGGCAAAATCGTTCAGACGCTGTTCGAAGGTATTTTTACGATAGCTGTTGCCGTGCAGCCAGCCCTGCTCCGATGCTGCGCGCAACAATGCCTCAATCTCGGCCTGCGCATTGCGCCAGGTTTGCTGCGCCTGCCGCTCCAGCGCATTGCGCGCATCATCCCATGCCGCCCACGCCGCAAACAGCTCGCGCGGATCGGTTGCCGCAGTTTCCAGCCCTTTGACCTCGGTTAACTCAAGCAACGGTTTGACCGTAGCGCTCAAAGCCTGCGGCGACGCGGCTATCTTAACCACCGCGCGCGCTTCCGCCTCGCTCAGCGTATAAAAGAAAGTTCGCCAGTAATCGCGCACCACTTCGTTGAGCAGTTCCAGGTCTGAGGTATTCACCTCCTGTTTGAACAAACTGCCGCTGTCGAACGCGTGTTGTTGCAACATGCGGTTGCACCAGCCGTGTATGGTGTAAACAGCGGCCTCGTCCATCCACAGCGCAGAGATTTCCAGCAGCCGCGCGCAGCCCGGCCATTGCGTTTCGGCGTAGCTGCTTTTAACGCCTCGCAGAAACTCATCCCCCTCTTCCCTGCCCCGGAAACAGGCAGCGGCCTGCGTCAAACGCGCGCGTATGCGATCGCGCAGCTCCCGCGTCGCGGCTTCGGTGAAGGTGACCACCAGGATATCGGGAGGCAGCAGCGCCCGATCGAAACGCGCATTTTCGCTGCCGTGTCCCAGCACCAGACGGATATACAACGCGGCAATAATCCAGGTCTTGCCGGTGCCGGCGCTGGCTTCGATCAAACGCGTACCCAATAAGGGAAAATCCAGCGGGTTCAGTTTTTGACGGTTGTCGGGAGGATTTATTGATAGATGATTCATTATCTGAGCTGCGTCGCCAGTCGCAATTAGCGCCAATCAGGTTTAATTATAACTTTTAACTCGAAGTTTGGCGTATGTAACTGATATAACTGGCTAACAGTGTTGCACACTAATATCCGCTCATCAAGCATGAGCATCGTAAGCGTGATGACTCCTGAGACTCTGATCGCAAAACTTTCACAAACTTATGCTAAATTCGGACAAACAATGAATTGTCCGCCATGTTTGAATTTATGCCTATGTCTTGCCGGCTTAACTCTCCGCCCTACAGGGCGAATCCAGCACATTGCCTCGACCAGACGGTTGCGGTTCTACATCGCCCCGTCGGCAGTGAAAGCCGCAGGCAATAAGGTCGTCGCTCATCCGCTGGCGCTTGTACTGTTGCGTAAACTGCTGCTGGCTTACTTCTCCTTTGCCGTGGTGATTACCGGCATCCAGATGTTCATGGAATATCATCATACCCGACAGGAAATTCTTAACACGCTGCAATCGTTGGCCGCCACCTTCGCTCCCGGCGCGGAATCGGCACTGTGGGAGTTTCAGGAAGCGCTTCTCAAATCGATGGCAAACGGCATCGGAACTCATCCGCCGGTAGCGCGGGTGGATATCATCGACCTGGACGGCAGCCTCAACGTTTCATGGCAAGCTGCGCCCGATCAGCAACCGTCCTCCACGCTGTTCGCGCAACAAACCTTGCTGCATGCCCATGGCGGCAACAACAAGGAACTCGGCTACCTGTGCATCGCGTCCAGCGACGCAATGCTGGTGTCGCGCACGAAAGAAACCCTGCTCTCGTTCGCCGTCAATATTTCGGCCCAGTTGCTGTTTCTCGGTCTGGTGCTCTGGCTGCAGGCGCGGAAGCTGCTGGTCAAACCGCTGGCCGAATTTTCGGCCCAGGTGCGCACGCTGTCCGGCAGCGGACAAGGGCGGCCTATCAGCCTTGGATCAAGCGAAGTAACCGAGATCAACACGCTGCAGCAAGGGTTCAACCAGCTCATTTTGCAGGGTGTAAAGCCAGCCGCGAGGCCATAAAATCTTTAGCATACTTATTTTTTCCGAATTCTGCGTTCACCCCTCTATGCGCCGAGCAGAATATTGCAATTAAATCTCATTCATGACTCCCTCTTCGCTCTATCAGGCCTATTTTCCGCCTAACGGGGTGTCCACTTCTAGACCATGACAGAATACCGCCGTTGCTTGACGATGATGCGTCTGTCCGGAATGAGACAGCCTTTCCCACCCACCCAGCTTTGGGGCAAACTGGAGGCGCATCAAAACAATGAGATCAAGCTAAACGCTGAATCGGTAGCAGTCAGTACGGTGTCGCATATATCAGGATAGAAAAGTCACGTCTGACACCGTCTTGCATCGGAAATGACCAAAACCTGGCCGATAGCAGGATTACGGCTAGCACTATGTGCGATGCCGTACAGACCATTCCCAATCTTGCCGCTAAATTGTTTTTCAGCCTAATGTGGAATGAGGCTCCATGTATGTATATCCACAATATCCGGGTCGATCCTTGCTGGCTCTTGTGATAGGAAAGTTGATTTTGCTGATACCTGGGTTTTTAGATTTATCCGTGGCCGTGTATCCCATCGTAGGTGGCGTATTGGGACCGATGCAGCATACTTCACTATAAAGTGATGATAGTACTAAGGACCGAAGCCTCGCTGTTTTGGAGCGGTTTTCTGTTTGATGCCCTTTTTCCAACGGGAACGCCATGACAGAAAAAATTCCGTGTGCGATCGATGTCAGCCTTAAAGAGAATACCTTGGAGGCTGCTTTTGTGGGTGATTGGATTTTGGATGCGGAAAATCCGCCGCTTCAAACCCTATATGCCCAACTGGAAAAACCTTCGAATATCGAGAGGCTGGTTTTCTCGACGGCGCGCTTGGGCGAATGGGATAGCCTGTTGATGACGGAATTGATCCGCCTGATCGAGCATGGCGCAAGACAAAACATCAGCGTCGACATAACGACTTTGCCCGCCGGGATTCAGGGGCTGTTAAGCCTGGTTTACGCAGTACCTGAACGGGCCGAGACACGGCAGGCGCCGCTTCATTCCCGGTGGCAGGCGGATTTGGGCAATGCCGCCTTGCGCTTTAGTAAAGACGCTGAAGCGTTTATCGTTTTTATCGGCGAGCTTGCCCAGAGTGCGTTTGACGCCGTAATTGGCAAAGCGCGATTTCGTTCTATCGATTTTTGGCTGTATATCCGGGAATGCGGGCCATCGGCCTTTCCCATCATTACCTTGATTAGCGTATTGATCGGCTTGATTCTGGCTTTTGTGGGTTCGGTGCAATTGACCTTGTTCGGCGCGGAAATTTATATAGCGGATATGGTGGGTTTGGGCATGACCAGGGATATGGGCGGTTTGATGGCGGCTATCATTATGACGGGGCGCAGCAGCTCGACCTTCGCGGCCGAATTGGGCAGCATGCAGGTCAACAGCGAGATCGACGCGCTCAAGTCCATGGGTTTTGAGCCTATGACGTTTCTGGTATTGCCGCGCATGCTGGCGCTGGTTTTGATGTTGCCGCTGTTATGCCTTTATGCCGATTTCATGGGGATGCTGGGCGGCGCGCTAGTGACCGTGAGTTTTTTCGATATGGCGTTTGTGCAATATTTCGATCGTACTGTGGCGGCGGTGCATATCAAGGATATCGCCATGGGTGTAGTCAAGTGCTCTGTCTACGGCTTGCTGATCGCGCTGTCGGGTTGCCAACGCGGCATGCAATGCGGACGAAGCGCGTCGGCGGTAGGCGAGGCCACCACTTCCGCCGTGGTCACCGGCATAGTTTTCATTGTCGTTGCCGATGCGCTGATGACCATGATCTGCAAGCGATTAGGTTTGTAACGATGGGTAAACCGTGCCTGACCATAAAAAATCTGAACATGGCATACGGCGATGTCGTCATTCAACGTGATCTCAATTTCACCATTGAGCGCGGCGATATTTTCGTCATCATGGGCGGCAGCGGTTGCGGTAAAAGCACATTGTTGATGCATCTGATCGGCTTAATGCAGCCGGTCAAGGGCGAGGTGTTTTATGGCGAAGAAAATCTATGGCAAGTGGATGCCGATGCCAGGAAACGAATTTTGCGCCGCACCGGTGTGTTGTTTCAAAGCGGTGCATTGTTGAGCTCCATGACCTTATTCGAGAATGTAGCTTTGCTGCTTACAGAATATACACATCTGGACGCCGAACGGATACGCGACATCGTCGCCTACAAACTGGCCTTGGTCGGTTTGGCAGGCTTTGAAGCGTATTATCCGGCGGAACTCAGTGGCGGCATGCAAAAGCGCGCCGGCTTGTCACGGGCCATGGCTCTGGATCCGGAAATTTTGTTTTTCGATGAACCATCGGCCGGGCTGGATCCGATCACAGCCAAGCTGATGGATGACTTGATCCGGAATCTTCGCGATCATCTCGGCGCAACTATCGTAATGGTCACCCACGAGCTGGACAGCATCCTGGCCATCGGCGACAACTCGGTATTTCTTGACACCGAAACCAAGACCATCATTGCCGGAGGTCCGCCAAAACAGCTCCTGGCCGAGTCCAAAGACCCAAAAATCATCCGTTTTCTCACTCGCGATGAAACGGCCGGCCGGCAAGCTGAAACTTGATGCCGGGATAAAGAAACATATGAGCAAACCGGTCAACCCCTATAGCATTGGCGTATTTCTGGTCGGCGCGCTGGCTCTGGCGGTAATAGCTCTGCTGATCTTCGGCGGCGGCCAATTTCTCAAGACAAAAGAGGAATACGTTATTTATTTCGACTCCGCCTTGAACGGTCTCAAAATCGGCGCGCCGGTTACCCTGGAGGGCGTGCAGATTGGCGCCGTTATTGAAATCGCGCTGGAGTTCGATCAACAGACAACACATATTATTAAACCGGTAGTCATCGAGATTAATCAGGAATTGATGCTTCGTTCCAATGGATTGTCTTTGCAGGCCGCTTCTTCCACGGAAGAAAGCCGGAGAAATGTCAAACAGTTGATCGACGCAGGCCTCAGGGCTCAACTGAAAACTCAAAGTATGCTGACCGGGCTATTGTATGTGGAATTCAACTTTCATCGTAACGACGCGATTAAATTATCCAAATTTAAATATAAAAACCTGGAGGAACTGCCTTCCGTGCAAAGCACGGAAGATAAAATCATGGACACTGCCGATGAAATTATGGCTAAATTCCGCAATCTGCCCATAGAAGCCATCGCTAACGATCTGGCGGCGACTTTAAAATCGTTCCGCGAGATCGCCACCTCGGAAGACGTTAAACAAGATCGTGCAGCCTTGAATAAAACGCTGTTGGAAACCGAAAAACTGGTCTCCAGGATGGATTTGGCAACGAATGATATACGCACGATGGTGCAGCAGTTTACCCGCGATTCCAGGCCGGTTATGATTGCGACTGAAAAGACTCTTGACACCGCTAAAAGCGTATTACTGGAATTCAACCGTTCGCTGTACGCCATGGAAGCCTTGGCCGAGCCTGATGCGCCGCTATTGCAATCGCTGGAAGAGTTACGCGGCGCGGCCCAATCGGCCAGGAATCTGACCGATTACCTGGAGCAACACCCTGAAGCGATCATCTTCGGAAAGCGGTAAAAGCGGGCGAAATTATTTCGCGCGGGTTGCTGAGGCTGCTCCCTCCTGTCATCCTGCATGAGACAAACAACCGCTCACATCCGCTCAATTCAAAACCAGCCAAGGCGTTTGCAAGCACCATACACGATGTACACGCCAAGACAGCAAACAAACAGACCAAAGATGAGACGGAGCGGCGGCCCTGCAATCTGGTTTGCGAAATAGGCGCCAATCCATGCGCCAAGTAACATAGTCGCGGCAAGAATAACTGCAGCTCGTATATCAACGTTTCCATGCCGGTAATATTCGAAAGCTGCGGCGAATCCGATAGGCGGAAGCAACACAGCAAGGCTAGTTCCCGTCGCCATGTGCTGAGAAAAACCAGCCCAGTAAATAAGTGCCGGTACGGTGACGATTCCGCCGCCTATACCAAAGAAGCCGGCAGATACACCGCTGAGCACACCGATAATCACGAATATAATCCATGGCGGCATCCGCAATATCCTTTAATATTAAGGTAACGCTTAAAACTTTACAGTGTTCTCTCCACTTTGATTAAGCGTGACGAGACAAAAGGAACAGCAACCCCTCACCCTGTTACTCCGTCCAGGGGAAAAAAGTCAATAGCTCTCTCATGCAGATTGATGCTGCGTGCTTACCGACGCGTTTTTTTGATGAACATCCACGGCGGTTCCAAAATAATTAGCGTAAATGACATCATGAATGCGTCCCAGTTCGATCTGCAATTCGTCGATAAACCGCGTCAATGCTTCCTGCTCCAATAATTCCGGCTGCGCCTGGTCTATCATCTGCTTGAGCGGCAGTAAAACCCCCAGTACCGGGGCGCTGCGCGGCAGGCGCTGCAAACAGGCCGCGACATCGCTCAGGCAAAAGTAAAACGAACGCGGGAACTGCCGATTTTGCAGCAGAAACTTCAGCACGTCGTCGGACTTGACCGCCGCCTGCATATGACGCCGGTACATCTGGTACGCGGTCAGCGACTTCAGAACGCTCATCCACAATATATTTTCGAACGGGCGCAAGGCCGGATGCGCCAGGTTGGACGACTGCACGTCGATAATGCGCGTGGTCATGTCGGCGCGTTCCAGATTCAAGCCGATGGTCATGAATTCATAACCGTCGTCATGGCTCATGCCGCCGGCCAATACGCCAACGATTTGCTGTACGCGCAGAATGATTTCATTCAGAAACGAGAAACGCCGCTTGGCCGACAGGCCTTCCGAAACCTGGGATTGCGCATGAAGAAACAGCTCGTTAATCTGCTCCCAGGCCTCGCGAGGAATAATATCGCGCACCGAGCGCGCATTTTCGCGCGCCCAGCGGCAGGAAGAAAGTATGGAACCCGGATTGTCGCCGTCGGCCAGCATGAATTTTACAACATGCGCTTCGTCCGGCTGCGCATTGCTTGCGCCAAACAAGGCATCGCAGCCGGTTATCGCAATCAGCGACGCCCAGCCCGGTCTGGCATGCTGCGGTAAATCCAGCAACAGACTGCTGTTGACATCGACCAGCCGCGCGGTATTCTCGGCGCGCTCCAGATAACGCGCCATCCAGTACAGGTTTTCCGCGACACGTGCAAGCGTAGACATATCAATTCACTCCCAAATCAACTATCCAGGTATCCTTGCTGCCGCCGCCCTGCGAGGAGTTCACTACCGTCGAGCCTTTCTTCAACGCTACCCGCGTCAAGCCGCCGTTGGTAACGTAGGTATCCTGTCCGGACAACACGAAAGGTCTCAAATCGAGATGGCGCGGCTCTACCTTGTCGTTAATCAGCGTTGGGGCGGTAGATAACAGCAAAAGCGGTTGCGCGATGTAATTGCGCGGGTCTCGACGTATCAGTTCGGCGAACTCATCCAGCTCCCGCTGCGTAGCCCTGGGGCCGATCAACATGCCGTACCCGCCAGATTCATTCGCGGGCTTGACCACCAGCTGATCGAGATGATCGAGAACATAGCGGCACTCGTCTGGAACCACGCAGCGATAGGAGGGCACATTCGGCAGTATTGCCTCTTCGCCCAGATAGTATTTAATAATTTCGGGCACATAAGTATAAACCACTTTATCGTCGGCCACGCCGGCGCCCGGCGCATTGGCGAGCGCGACGGTGCCGTGCTTCCAGGCGCGCATCAAACCGGCAACGCCCAGCACGGAAGACGGGTCGAAAGCCTCCGGGTCCAGAAACAGGTCGTCGATGCGACGGTAGATCACATCCACGCGCTCCAGCCCTTCTATGGTGCGCATATACACCACATCGTCGTCGCCAACCACCAGATCACTGCCTTCGACCAGTTCCACGCCCATTTGTTGAGCAAGATAGGCATGCTCGAAATAGGCGGAGTTATAGATGCCGGGCGTCAATACAATGACATTGGGCGCATCCGCACGCGGGGACAAGGAAACCAGGCACTGGTATAGTTTCGACGGATAATCGTCTATCGGTGCGATATTGTAATCTTCGAACAACTCCGGCAATACCCGCTTCATAACGTGCCGGTTTTCCAGCATGTAGGAAACGCCGGAAGGCACCCGCAGATTATCTTCCAACACATAAATGGTGCCGTCGCTGTCGCGCACCAGGTCCGATCCGCAGACATGCGCCCAAACGCCTTGCGGCGGATTAACGCCGACGCACTCGGGACGGAAGTTCTTGGAGTCCGCCAGCAGTTCGGCCGGAAACACGCCGTCCCTGACGATACGCTGTTCGTGATACAGATCGTCGATAAATAGATTGAGCGCTTTAACACGCTGCCGCAGACCGCGCTCCACCCGCCGCCATTCCCGCAGCGAAATGATGCGGGGAATAATGTCGAACGGCCAGGCTCTGTCTATCGACCCTTCCGACTCGGAGTACACCGTAAAGGTAATGCCCATGCTGAGAATCGCGGCGTCAGCCGTAGCTTTTCTTTCCTGCAACTCCGCTTCGGAAAGGCTGTCCAGATGAGCAAGCAAGCGCTCCAGGCCTGCTCTCGGCGTGCCGTTTTCGCAAATCAATTCGTCGAAAAAGCCGTTTACCTGATAATTCTGCCAGGATATGGTCATGCGCTTGCCGCCTCGTATAAGTTCATTATGGTGAATTCAAGCAAAATACAGGCCGTGCCGGATAAAGGTGAATATAACAAGCACGGCGATGATCGTTGCCCTGCCCGTTATAACGATCAAGAGCACATACGCACTATAATGGTGCTCACGCATCTTCATGGACATGTGCGGTGCAAAGGAACCGGGCAAAGCCTTTATAACGTGCTTGTCATTGCCCTCATTATCAGGTCTTGTATTAATGAAGAGCATAAGAGAAGATATAGGTTCAGCATTGATAAACGTTCAGTACCACTCCATCGAGAGGGACGGGCAGATAAGGGCCTGAGATGAACGGAGACCATCTGTAGCGAGGATGACATAACCTGGCTTCCTCTGCGGGGTTTACGGCAAGTTGACGGATCGGCCTTCTCCCGCTGGCTGATAAATCGACACGCTTCCGCTCATCTCGACTGCCTTACCGGCAAACCCGGAACCGGTAGCTGAATGGTTACCCGGCGTTTTACTTATCTTTAATTTTAAGGAAGCTTGATGACTTACTGTCTGGCGATCAGAGTTGACGATGGCTTGGTATTCGCCTCCGACTCGCGCACTCACGCCGGTGTCGACTATGCCAGCGTGTACAGCAAAATGCATCGCTTTGAACTCCATAATGACCGCCATATCGTCTTATTGGGGGCGGGCAGTCTGGCCAGCACCCAGGCCGTGGTCAATTTCATTCGCCGCGATCTGGAGAACCCCGGCGCGCTGTGCAGTCTCAATTCGGTGTCTTACCTGTTCGATGCCGCAACTTATGTAGGCGAAGTCAGCGTCAGGGTACAGGAACAGCACTGGCCGAGCATGCAGCGTAGCGGTTTCAGCGCGGAAGCCAGCTTTATCCTGGGAGGACAAATACAGGGTCAGCCGCATGAGATCTATCTGATTTATCCGCAGGGCAATTACATTACGGCCTCCGTCGAAACGCCCTATTTGCAGATCGGCGAAACCAAATACGGCAAGCCGATACTGGACCGCATGGCGGCGCCGGGCACTTCGCTCGAGGATGCGGCGCGTTGCGCGCTGGTTTCACTGGATTCGACCATGCGCAGCAACATTTCTGTGGGGCCGCCGCTGGAGATCGAAATCTACCGGCAAGACAGCTTTGCTACCAGTCACTACCTGAGCCTGGACACCAGCAGCCCGTTTTACTCGGCATTGAAATCGCAGTGGAGCGAAGGCATACGCAACGCGTTCAGCATGCTGCCGCGCTTTGACTGGGAATAAACGCTACCCGACAAGGAACAAATTTATTCAATCGCGAGACTATCCGAGCAAAACCTTTAGGGAAATACTGATTTAATCGCTGCCTATTTCCATATATTTATTATGGGCAATATATTGATTATGATATAATAATCAATATATTACACTGTAACGGTACCCGGCGCATGATAAAACAGACCACTCTCCTTGACGTGCTTCTCCAACAGAAATCGCGCATCACGCGGAGCGAGACTTTTTTGAACGCAATGGATCAGGTCGTTCCCTGGTCTGAACTGGTCGAGCTCATTCAACCGGTGTATCCCGCTTCCGGACGAGGCCGGGACGAACGGCAAGTGATTGTTTCCGTTCATGGGCATAGCGCCGCGAAAGCGGTTGGAGAGCCTTGTCTAACCATGAACCGAAACTGTTTATTCAGCGCTTCCCTAATTGAGAAATACACCAGGTGGCAAGGGGACTTGTTTTCCAGTTTTCACGCAGTACGCCCTCCCATCATCCAGAATTCGGACACCACCCACTATGTTATCCAAATTCTCTTCAGACAACTCTGTCGAGTTTTCCTGAATTATTTCTTTCTGTTCCGATTGTTCTTCGCTCATAAATAACTCCGTTATCGATTCACTTAATGGCGCGGTTCGATTTTTAATTCGTCCTGCCCGGTTTGAACCGCATCAGCTGGACAGGCATAATCTGAGTAACCGGGCGCGAGAAAGAGTTCTCGCCTTGCTTAAAGCAGCTTTGCCGTCATTCCTCGCTTTTATTCAATCGTCATAAAATTTGTTTAAAAAACCTTGCAGGTAGGCCGCAGGAAGAGTGAATGGGGCCGATGCTGCGCCGGCCGGTCCATACAAACGCATATTAACGCCTGTTTGAGCATGATCGTCGAGATATTTGCGGGTAAGTTCAATTTCCAACACTTCATCGTACCCGCAGAGCAATTGACAATCTGGCTTATGTTTAACCGTCAGCGCATGAAATTTTTTTCCGGACGAATCAAAAGCCTTATCGAAACCGAGCCAGTCGCCATCATAGTAACCCGTAATATCAAGGAAATAGCGCATGGCCTGGTCTCGCTCATCGCTGGCATTTAATATAATTTCTTGC of Candidatus Methylospira mobilis contains these proteins:
- a CDS encoding proteasome-type protease; translated protein: MTYCLAIRVDDGLVFASDSRTHAGVDYASVYSKMHRFELHNDRHIVLLGAGSLASTQAVVNFIRRDLENPGALCSLNSVSYLFDAATYVGEVSVRVQEQHWPSMQRSGFSAEASFILGGQIQGQPHEIYLIYPQGNYITASVETPYLQIGETKYGKPILDRMAAPGTSLEDAARCALVSLDSTMRSNISVGPPLEIEIYRQDSFATSHYLSLDTSSPFYSALKSQWSEGIRNAFSMLPRFDWE